In Actinoplanes octamycinicus, the genomic window GGTGGATGGCGTCGGCGCCGGTGCGGATCGCCGCCTCGATGATCTTCGCACCGTGCAGGAAGGACTCGACCTCGACCGCGACGTCCGCCTCGGCCACGTGCAGGTCCGAGATTTCGGCATAGACGCCGACGGTTGAAATGCCCGATTGGCGACAGGTCCGAAAGATTCGAACGGCGATCTCGCCCCGATTGGCGACAAGCAGCTTACCGATCACAGCCGGAACACCCCATATCCCCGGGCGCCCCGCACCGGCGCGTTGTGGATCACGGAAAGGCAGATTCCCAGTACGGTCCGGGTGTCCCGCGGATCGATCACCCCGTCGTCGTAGAGCATCCCGGACGTGAAGTACGCCAGCGACTCCCGCTCGATCTGCGCCTCGATCGCCGCCCGGGTCCGCGCGTCCGCCTCCTCGTCGAACGGCCGCCCGGCCGCCGCGGCCGCCTGCCGCGACACGATCGACACCACCCCGGCGAGCTGGGCCGGTCCCATCACCGCCGACTTCGCCCCGGCCCAGCTGAACATGAACCGCGGGTCGTAGGCCCGCCCGCTCATCCCGTAGTTCCCGGCGCCGTAGGACGCGCCCATCACGATCGACAGGTGCGGCACCGCCGAGTTCGACACCGCGTTGATCATCTGGGCGCCGTGCTTGATGATCCCGCCCTGCTCGTAGTCCTTGCCGACCATGTAGCCGGTGGTGTTGTGCAGGAACAGCAGCGGCGTGTCGTTCTGGTTGGCCAGCTGGATGAACTGGCCGGCCTTCTGCGCCTCCTCGCTGAACAGCACGCCCTGCGCGTTCGCCAGGATCCCGATCGGGTAGCCGTGCAGCCGTGCCCACCCGGTCACCAGGCTGGTGCCGTAGAGCGGCTTGAACTCGTCGAACTCGCTCCCGTCGACGATCCGCGCGATCACCGCCCGCGGATCGAACGGGATCTTGAGATCGGTCGGCACGATTCCGAGCAGCTCCTGCGGATCCTCGATCGGCTCGGCATAGTCGTCAGCGGCCGCCGGCCCCAGCTTGCGCCAGTTCAACCGCCGCACGATCTGACGTCCGATGCGGATCGCGTCGTGCTCGTCCACCGCGAGATAGTCGGCCAGCCCGGAGATCCGCGCGTGCATCTCCGCCCCGCCCAGCGACTCGTCGTCGGACTCCTCGCCGGTCGCCATCTTGACCAGCGGCGGCCCGCCGAGGAAGACCTTCGCGCCGCCGGCCACCATCACCACGTAGTCGCTCATCCCCGGCACGTAGGCGCCACCGGCCGTCGAGTTGCCGAAGACCAGCGCGATCGTCGGCCGCCGGTCCGCGCTCGCCTCGGTCAGCCCGCGGAAGTGCTGTCCGCCCGGGATGAAGATGTCCTTCTGGGTGGGCAGGTCGGCCCCGCCCGACTCGACCAAGTTGATCGTCGGCAGCCGGTTCTCCGCGGCGATCTGCGCGGCCCGGAAGCTCTTCTTCAGCGTCACCGGGTTGCTCGCGCCGCCGCGGACCGTCGGGTCGTTCGCGATGATCATGCATTCGACGCCCTCGACCACGCCGAGCCCGGTCACCACCGACCCGCCGACCGCGAAGTCGGTGCCCCAGCCCGCGAGGGGACTCAGCTCCAGGAACGCCGAGTCCGGATCGACCAGCAGCTCGATCCGCTCGCGCGCGGTCAGCTTGCCGCGCCGGTGGTGCCGGTCGACGGCCTTCGGCCCGCCTCCGGCGAGGGCTTGGGCATGCTGCCGGTCCAGGTCCGCGACCCGCTCCAGCATCGCTTCCCGATTCCTGTCGTACGCCGGGGGCAGGCTCACAGCAGCTCCGAGGGTATGTCGGCGTTCCGGGCACGCAGCCACTCCCCGACCGCCTTGGCCTGGGGGTCGGAACGGGTGGACGCGGCCACTCCGTCCCCGAGCAGCCGCTCGATGACGATGTTGAGGGCGGCCAGGTGGGGCAGCCGGTGCACGGTCACGCCGAGTTCCGCGGCCTCGGGCAGCAGCTGCCGCACCCGGTCGGCGTCGAGCCAGCCGGCCAGCCACGCGTAGGCGTCCGCCCGCCGCGGATGTCCGGCCGGCACCCACACCCCGACGTTCGCCGTCCCGCCCTTGTCCCCCGACCGCGCGTGCACCAGCCGCCCCAGCGGCGCCCGGGTGGTCGCCGGCTCACGGTCCCGGCTGGCTCTGCGGGGTGTCTCGACGTCGTCGAGACACCCCGCAGAGCCAGCCGGAGTCGGGGGGCGCGCTGCGGACCCGGTGGCGGGATCGGGTGGCGCGATGTCGACGCGGGTGCCGTCCGGGAGGACGGCGACGTGCGGGACCTCGGACTGCGGGAGGTAGGCCGCCTCGAAGACGCCGAACGGGGTGGCGTCGGCAGGCGGGGCGGTCACGTGGAAGCCCGGGTAGGAGGCCAGGGCCAGCTCGACGGCGGCGCTGCTGAACCGGCGGCCGACCACGTCCGGATCCGGGTCCTTCACGTGGCAGCGCAGGATCGCGGACGCCTCGGCCTGGGTGGCCGGGTCGGGGCGGTCGGTGCGGGCCAGCTCCCAGACGATCTCGGCGGGGCGGGTGGTCAGGGCGGCTTCCAGCTGGGCCCGGGTCCAGGCGGCCTTCTGCTCGATGTCCAGGCCGGTCAGGACGAACGAGACCGAGTTGCGGTGGCCGCCCAGCCGGTTGATCCCCACTTTGGTGGTGCCGGGTGGGGCCGCACCGCGTACGCCGAAGATCTTGACCTGGTCCGTGTCCTGCTGGACGAGGTGGAGGGTGTCGAGCCGGGTGACGACGTCCGGGTTGAGATAGCGGGGCGTGTCGATCTCGTAGACCAGCTGGGCGGTGACCGTGTCGACGGTGACCGCGCCGCCGTGGGCCGGGTGCTTGGTGATCAGAACCGTGCCGTCCGCGCTGATCTCGGCGATCGGGAAGCCGAGCGGGCGGCTGAGATCCAAGCCGGTGAAGCCGCTGAAGTTGCCCCCGGTGGCCTGGGTGCCGCACTCCAGGACATGCCCGGCGACCACACCGGCGGCGAGTTTGTCGAGGTCATCGCGGGTCCAGCCGAACTCGGCGATGGCCGGGCCGAGGGTGAGCGCGGCGTCGGTGACCCGGCCGGTGACGACGATGTCGGCGCCGGAGCGGAGGGCTTCGGCGATCCCGAAGGCGCCGAGGTAGGCGTTCGCGGTGATCGCTTTCGGCCAGGTGAGCTGGTCGCCCTCGACGTGGGCGACGGCGAGATCCGGGTCGAGCGCGCGGATCGCGTCGGCCAGACCGGCCGGGTTGAGTCCGCCGGCGTTGCTGACGATCCGGACATTCGCCGACTTGATGATTTTCAGGCAGTCGGTGAGCTGGCGGAGGAACGTCTTGGCATAACCCAGCTCCGGGTTCTTCCGGCGGTCCCGGCCGAGGATCAGCATGGTCAGCTCGGCCAGGTAGTCGCCGGTCAGGTAGTCCAGCGGGCCGCCGTCGAGCATCTCGCGCATGGCGGAGAGCCGGTCGCCATAGAAACCGGAGCAGTTGCCGACCCGGATCGTTCGCACGCCGCTCCCCTCGCCCACCGCGTGGTGATGGGGGCCACGTTAGGCAATCTGACAAAATTGTCAAGGACGCTCGCGGAGCCCGATCGCCGCGGCCCACAGCTTCGACATGTGGTTGACCACCGCATCCTCGTCGAGCGGCTCGCGCAGCGAATAGATGACGTGCGCCATCTGCTCGACCATGGCGCCCAGCACGATCGCGGTCAGCCGCGGCTCCAGCTCCCGATCGGCCAGACCGGCCTCCTGCAAGCGGCGCAGCCCCTCGGCGCCGCGCTGCACGTAGAGCTCGCGGACCTCGAGCAGCAGCTGCCGCAGCGTGTCGTCGGAGTCGGCGCCCTGCTCGACCAGGCGCAGCACCCGGGAGGCGTTCCGCCAGGCCCGCAGGTAGCCGCGGTTCGACTCGACGATCCGGGTGTACGGGTCGTCGGCGGTCTCCGGCCCGACCAGGCTCGCCGTGAACATCTCCTCGGCCACCGCCCGGACGATGGTGCGCAGCAGGTCGTCCTTGGACTCGAAGTAGGTGTAGAAGGTGCCGTAGGAGACCCCGGCCGCCTGCGCCACCTGCTCCGGGGTGAAGGCCGGCCAGCCCCGGGTCTCCAGCAGCCGGCGCCCGGCCGCCACCAGCGCGTCCCGAGTCCGCCGCCCGCGCGCGGTGACCGGCGCGCCCGGCGCGGGGTTGGTTCGTGATCGGCCCATGCCGACCATCATCGCTCCCCATCGAGGGATGGCGTCCCGACCCCGTCACGGGTACAGTTGCCCCATGACTAGTACTGACCACCCCGAACGCCCTGCTGAGCGCCCCTCGGAGCGCCTCTTCCGCAAGCTGGGCCTGCCCGCCCTCCCGCCGAGGACCGCGGAGGACGAGGCCCGCATCGACGAGATGCTCGCCCGCGTCAAACGCGAGCAGGCAGCACTGGACGCCCGACGCCAGTCGGACGTCGCGTGATCACCCTCGACTCCACGCTCGTCCTCGACGCCAGCGCCCTGGTCGAACTCATGCAGGGCCACCCCACGCTGACCGAGCTGCTCGACCGGGGCTACGAGGGCGACGTCATCATGGCGGTGCCACCACTGGCGGTGCTGGAAGCACAGGTGGCCATCCAGACGGATCCAGCGCTCTGGGACCACGTCCTGCGATTCCCGGGCCTGCAGGAGCTGGATCTCTCCGCGCGGTGTGCCGCGCTGATCGGCGATCTGGCAGCACCTCGGCTCGAGCGCAACCCGCTGCACACCACGCTGATGGCTGAACAGATGGCAGCCGAGGTCGTCTACGAGGCGATCCGGATGCGCGCCGCCGTGCTCACCCGTTTCCCGAACCTCTATCGGGGTTATGCGGTCACCGTGGCGGCGGTCTGAACGGGCCGAAGATCACCGGGACACCCGGGGAGTAAAGGACGCTGACCGGCGGCTTGTCGAGGCCTGGCAGGCCGCCGGCGGCGAGCAGGGTGTCGTCCAGGTCGAGCAGCTCGGCGCGGTGCAGCGGCCAGCGCGGATGGTCGTTGGCCAGGTGGCGGGTGCGGCCCCACGCCCGGGTGTGCAGGCCCCAGCGCGCGGTGAGGAAATGCTCCAGCGGGCTCGGTTCGGCGATCGGCTCGCCGACCCGGATCCGGATGCTGGTGGTCGCGCCGCGCGGGCCGGGCCAGCGGCGCCGGGAGACGTAGGCCAGCTCGTCGCCCTTCCGGGTCAGCCGCATCCGCGCCCACATGTAGGGCAGGCGCAGGCTCAGCCTCGCGACCAGCACCGGGACCAGTCGTTCCGCCTCCAGCGAGCGGAAGACGACCGCCCGCCGGCCCTGGGCGTCGACGCTGTAGAGCCGCACGTTCGTCTCGGCGAACGTGCCCAGATACGGAACGCCGGGTCCGCCCAGGAAGCCGACCCGCTCCATCCGGAAGCCGATCAGCCCGGCATAGGTCACCCCGTCGAAGACGTCCGGCACCGTGCCGGGCGGCAGCAGCGGCGCCACCCGCTCCGGCTCCACCGGCCAGTGCAGGAAGGCCAGGTCGGTCCAGCGCTGCCCGAGCACGGCCCGGGCCACCGGCCGCACCGTCTCCGTGGTGATCTCCTCGACGCTCACCCTTCCAGGGTCACACCCGACCGCTCGCCACGGCACGATTCCGGCTGTGCCGCGTCCCAGCGGGCCGGCACGCCGGCGTTCGCCGGGCCGCGATGACCGCGCCGGCGAACGCGATCCATGCTCCCCGCCACTGGTGATCCATTGTGGCGACTCTACGGGTGGCCGCCGGAATCGCGAGGAACGGGCCTTTCGGCCCCTGGATGTCGGGCTGTAGTGGGCGGACGATGGCAATGGGGCGGATTCGTACCGCTTCCATCGGTCGAGGAACCGTGGGGTGATCACAGTGCGTAGCACGATCTCCGGTAATCAGCTCGACTGTCTTGCCGCGGCGGTCAGCCTCCGGCTGCCGCCGGGGGCGAGACGGGCGATGCGGACGGACGCCTTTCATGGCGCGGTCGACATCATCGGTACGACGGATCGCGGCGGTCACGTCGTCGCCGCCGCCATCGCGGACGACGACGCCCGGCACACCGTGCTGGAGTACGCCGCCGAGCGGGCCCGCGAGCTGGGCCTGCCGCTGCGGGTCGTGCACGTCTGGGACGGTCACCGGCGGTACCCGGACCTGCTGCTGGAGGCCGCCCTCTACGACGACCTGGACGCGGCCACGGCGGCCGACGCCGAGCGGGAGATCTGCCACGACCGGCATCCCGCGCACGCCCTGTCCGCGGTGAGCCGGGACGCCGCGCTGATGGTGGTGGCCGCCACCGGTGACCCGGCCGCGTCGCATCCGCTGGGGGCGACGGCCGCCGGATTGATCGGGCACACCGCGTGCCCGTTGACGATTGTGCTGCCTTCCTGATCGACGGGCGCTGCGGCCGTACCGGAAATCGGGCGGACCTCACCGCAGCGGACCGGAAGTGATCAGCGATGCCGGACCGGTCCGCCCTCCCCGAGGAGAGCGGACCGGAACCGTTCGCGGCGGGGTCAGCCGATCCAGTCCGGGGCGTCCGGGCTGATCTCGGCCTGCTCGGCGATCTTGACGAGGTCCTCCCGGGTGATCCCGGCGCCCTCGCCGACCAGCGTCATCAGCCGCCCGTGGCCGAGGTCGACGACCAGGTAGAGCATGCTCTTGGCGAACGACTCGCTGCGCACCGGCTGCCGGGCCGGGTGGCCGCCGACGGTCAGTTCCCTGCCACCGGCCGGGGCCTCGGTGCTGCTGCCGACCACGACCGACATCTGTCCGGTTGCCTGCGACAACGCCTCCTTGTCCTTGATCCCCTCGACCGCCGGCTTCTCCACCAGCAGCCCGGCTCGCCAGGTGTCCTTGTGGTCGCCGCTGACGATGGCCGTGTTGACCGACCAGCCGTCCGGGAGCCAGCGCAGCCGCACCGGAACCGTGGTGACGCCCGGGTCCGGCCGCACCGAGCGGGCCATCTTCAGCATGTCCGCCTTGCTCATGACGTAGTGGGTGGTGGCGAGGGACAGCACGGTGTGCTCGTCGACCCCCCAGTCCAGGTAGGACTTGCCGCCGCCCTCGTGGTAGTAGCCCGGCGCGCCGTTGATGTCGACCTTCTTGCCGCCGTTGGCCGTCAGCCGCCCCTCCCCGGACACCTCGGTGCGCACGTAGAGCTGCACCTGCGGGCCGGCGTCGCTCATCGGATCGCCGGTGCCGACCTGCTTGGTCCAGTACCGCATCACCGTCGGGCCGAACGGATCCCCGGGTGCGGCGGTGCCGGTCTGCCGGATCCGCTCGCTGAACCCGGGTGGCGCCCAGGTCGGCCGATAGCCGAGCTTGGTGGGAAGCTCCTGCGTCGTCGCGCTCGGTGACGGTTTCGCCGAGGCCGGCGCGGCCGCCTGGGTCGGGGGCGCCACCGGCTCGGAGCCGCGCAGTGCCAGGGCCGGCACGGTCACCGCGGCCGCTACCGCCGCCGCCGCGACACCGGCGCTGAGCAGCCCGAACCGCTGGCGGCGCCGGACCGTGGCGGCCCGCTTCGGCAGGTTCGCGCGGATCCGGTCGGCCGGCAGCGCACGGTCGGCCTGGGCCTCCTGGGTGGCCCGGATGAGATCTTCGATGTTCCTGGTCACGGTTACTCCCCGGTGGTCACGAGCGCGGCCGGCAGGGCACCCTGCAGGGTGGCGAGCGCGCGCATCAGGTGGGTGCGGACAGTGACCGTTCGACAGCCGAGCATCTCGGCGATCTGCTCGACGGCCAGATCCTCGTAGAAACGCAAGGCGATCACCGCCCGCTGCCGGGGTGGCAGCGTGCCGATCAGCCGCAGCATCAGGTCCCGGTCGTCCCGCAGCGCCGCCTGATCCGGCGTGGCCGGCAGGAACCCGGCGAGCGTCTCCGTGGCGACCGGGATCGACTGCGCGGCCCGGCGCCGCCGCCAGGACAGGAACTCGTTGACGACCATGCGCTTCACATAGAGTTCCGGCGCGTCCATCCGACCGATCCGCGACCAGCGGGACTGCGCCCGGACCAGGACATTCTGGGTGATGTCCTCGGCCAGATGCGGATCCCAGGTGACCACGGTCGCATACCGCACCAGGGTGCCGAGGCGGGCTGAAACGAACTCTTCGAACGTCACGGAAGAGAAACGCCCCCATCCCCGCCGTTTGATGACACCCCAGCACAACAATTTCCGGTACGCGGTGAGCGCCGATCCTCGCTCCCGGCCGAGAGGTGCACCCGCCGCGGCACGGGTCACCCCTCGAAGACATCGGCCGGGTCGCGAGGCAGCAGGCGCGACAGCCGCAGGAGGAAGCGAACCAAGCCGAGATCCGGTTCGCCGAGCCGGTCGTCGAGGGTCCGGGCGTCGGCGGCGGACAGCAGCTCCCCCGAGTTCAGCGTCAGCACCCAGCGGCGCAGCCGGTTGATCCGGCGGTCGCGGAGCAGGGCTCCGAAGGCCGCTTCGGCAGCCTGGCGGTCGACGTGGTCCAGTTGCTCGATCGCCGCCAGCCGGGTCCGCCGGTCCGGGTCGCCGGTCGCGATCGGCCCGACCACGGCCCGGAAACGCTCCTCGGGCAGCAGGGGCGCCGCGGCCAGCCGTACCGGCATCGGGGTGTCGCCGGTGAGCGCCAGCTCGCCCAGGCGGAGACGCAAGTCCGGCGCCAGGCGCAGCCGGGTGAGGGTGGTCAGGGCGGCCGCCCGGGACCTGTCCGGAGCCTGGTCGTCGAGCGCGATGCCGGCCAGCGGTTCCACGGCCGGGGGCTCGACGGTGAGCGCCGCCTTCGCCGCCGCGAGCCGGAGCCGCGGCTCGACCCCCGGGCCGGTCAGGGCGTGCAGCACGGGCCGGCCCCGGACCGGGTCGAGCCAGGTCAGGCCGACCGCGGCCCGCACCCGCGCGGGCCGGTACCAGCGCGGGTCCCCGGCCACCCGGCGCAGCCAGGAGGCGCCGCGCTCGTCGCCGATGGCGGCGAGGGCGATCGCCGCGTCGGTCTGCTGCCACCAGCGGGAGCCGCGCAGCATCCGGCGGTGCAGGCGTTCCCGGGACGCTTCGTCGCCGTTCGCGGCGAGCAGGAATTCCCGCTCCCGCTCCCGGTCGCCGGACAGGTGACGGGTGCGCAGGGCCCGCATCCGGGGCATCTGCTCGGCCTGGCCGGCTTCCAGGAGGCCGGCCAGGGCCAGGGCTTCCAGCTCCGGACTCAGCCGGTCCTCCAGCAGCCAGCCCAGGGCCCGGCGGTCGCCGAGCGCGGCCAGCCGGCGTGCCGCGGCCAGCCGCACGTGCACCTGGCCCGGCTGCCGGGCCAGGGCGAGCAGCGGCTCCCGGTCACCGAGGTCGGCGCAGCGGGCGGCGGCCGCGAACGCCATCGGGTAGCCCGGATGGGCCCGGGCCACCTCGGCCAGCGCGGCCACCGCGGCCGGGTCGTCGCGGTCGGCCAGGGCGACCGCCGCGGCGTACCGGGCCGGAGCGGTGTCCGCAGCGCCGGCGCCCAGCTCGCGGAGCAGCTCGGGCTCGCCCGTGTCGGCCAGCGAGACGGCCAGCTCGACCCGCTGGAACGGACCGACGTCCGCGGCGGCGGCCATGGCGCGCAAAGCGGTCCGGTCCCCGGCCCGGGCGAGCTGGCGGGCCGCCGCCGCGCGCTGGTGCTCGGTGGCCCGGGAGTCGGCGATCCGCCTGGTCAGCGCGTGCCGGGCGAGCGCGCCCAGGGCCTGGGGACGTTCGGTGTGGTGGGTGACCGGCGGCTCGGGCAGGCCGCGCTCCTGGAGCACGTCGGCGATCCAGTCCTGCACCACGTCGTCCGCGGTCGCCGCCACCTCCTCCAGCAACTTCACGCCGGTGGCCGGGTCGACGTCGGCGATCCGGTCGGCGACCATGGCCCGCACCCAGGCCGAGACGTCCGGGCGCTGGTAGAGCGCCAGCATCTCGCCCAAGACCTGCGCGTCCAGGCTGAGTTCGCCGAGGATCCGCAACGCCTCCGGCGCCTGCGGCGTCTCCGCGGCCACCTCCTGGACCAGCCGGTCGACCGTCCGGGAGCGGGTCCGCGGGGAGACCGGCACGCCATCCGCGATCAGGTCTCCGGCGGCGATCGGATCGAGGGTCGCGACGAGGTCGTCCGAGTCCGGCCGGCGGGCCACCACGAAGGCGGCCAGGCTGCGGGTCACCGGGTCGGCCGCCTGCGCCAGCCAGGTGTCCCGGTCGAACGGGATCCCGGACGCCGCGGCGAGGTATTCGGCGAAGCTCTGGTGCAGGAAGACCACCCGGTCGCCGCGCAGCGCGCACACGCCGGTGGCCAGCAGCAACTCGCGCAGCAGCCGGTCCGCGTCCGGGGTGATCCGGGCCAGGTCCGCCGGTCCGTTCGCCCGGAACCAGGTGGCGGCCACCTCGGTGAGCCGGGCGTCCCGGTCGGCCAGCCAGGCCGCGCCGCAGGCCCGGAGCAGCCCGCCGACGTGCTGGTGCAGGTCGGCGAAGAGCCACTCGGCGGCGGCGAGCCCGGCCCTCCCCCGGTCCAGCAGCTGCGGTTCGATCGCCGCGCGGAACCGGGCCATCGACCCGCGCCCGTCCAGCAGGTGCTGCACGAACCGCTCGTAGAGCTCGGCCCGGCTGGACGGCAGCGCCCGGTCGTCGGCCTGCTCGTAGACCAGCGCCGCGATGGTGGCCAGCAACGGCACCCGCGCCACCGGGCCGAGCCGCGCCCCGGCCAGCCGGGCCAGGAACCGTCCCGCGGTCGAGTCCGCCCGGCGGCGGTCACTCGGGAACCGTGCCGCGAACCACCGGTGGGCGAACTCGTTCAGCTCCTGCCGGTCGAACGGCCGCAGCTCGTAGACGCCGGTGCCGGCCACGTCCAGCTCGGCCAGCTCCGCGCCGGCCAGCGGCCGGCTGGTGATCAGCAACCGGTACGGCCCGGTCCCGCCGAGCAGCTCCCGGATCCGCCACAACGCGTCCGACCGGTCCTGCCCGTCGACCACCTCGTCCAGGCCGTCGATCAGCACCCGCCACACCCCGCCCCGGGCCGGCGCCCGCTCGAACACCTCGGCCGGCACCTCGACCCGCAGGTCCCGGCGCACCGCCTCGGCGATCGCCCGGGGCAGCGGCTGCCCGACCAGGTCGGCGGCCGGCAGGATCACCGCCACCTCGCGGCCACCGCGCCGGGCCAGGTCCCCGGCGACCGCGGCCAGGAAGGTGGACTTGCCGGCGCCGGCGTCACCGAGCAGCACCGCGTGCCGGTGCGCGGAGAGCAGCTGCGTGGCCTGGACGGTCCGGGCTTTCTCCCGGCCGGAGGCGGCCCGCCGCCGCACGTAGAGCTCGGTCAGCGCGGGCACGTGCTCGCCGAAGAACCGGTACCGGTGCTGGGCCGCGTCGGCCCGCTGCGCGGCGCGCACCGCGTCGATCCGCGGATCCCGCCCGCGCCGGCGGCGCCGGCCGCCGCGGACCGCGACCCAGAGCCCGGCCAGGGCGAGGACAGCGCCCACCATGGACGCGATCTTGTCGCCGGTATCCAGGAACGCCATCGACGAGAAGCTTAAGGCCGATCGAACAGCGCCATCGTCTCGTCCAGGCGCTCCCGGGCCCAGTCGTAGTTCTCGGTGCCGGGGAAGTTCCGGTACGCCGTCTCGATCGTCATGATCAGCACCAGGTAGAGGCAGTACAGCCGGCGCCGGGTGCGCTCGGCCGCCGTGGCCGGCCCGTGGCCGTAGCCGCGGATGAAGGCGCTGGAGTCCCCGTACGCCGGCACCTCGCTGCCGGTGAACCCGGCCTCGATCAGCGGGTCGCCGAAGAACGCCCGCTCGTGATCGATGATCGCGACGATCCGCCCGTCCCGGACCATCACGTTGTTGTCCCACATGTCCCACTCGACGAACCGCGGCTCGGTCACCTCGTCGAGGCTGTCCGCGTGGCCGGCGATCACCTCGCGGATCTTGGCGTAGTCGTGCCCGAGGTCGACGCCGCGGCGCTCGCCGTCGTCCAGCACCCCGCCGATCATCCGCAGGAAGGCGGCCCGCCAGGTCGGGTCGCCGGGCCCGGTGAGCGGCCCGAAGTGGTCGCCGCGGATGCCGTTGAGTTCCCGGTTGAGCGCGCCGAGCGCCTCGTTGAAAGCGGTCCGCTCGGCCGGGGTCTGCACGTCCCGGAGCATGCCGAGGTTGTCCGCGTCGATGTACTCCATGAAGAAGTAGTCGGCGTCGCACAGCTCCCGGCTGGTGTCGGCGAAGTGCACCTCCGGCACCGGCACGCCGGTCCGGGCGCGGATCAGCTCCAGGGCGGCCAGCTCGGTCGCCATCGCCCCGCGCTCATAGGTCATCACCTCGACCGCCGGCGGCGGCGCGATCTTCAGGACCACCTCCCGGCCGGAGCGCAGCCGGATCCGGTACGCCACGTTGAACCACCCGTGCGCCAGCTCGCTGACCGCGTCCTCGCCGGCCGGCGCCTCGCCCGGCCCGTAGGCACGCTCAGCCATCGCCCGCAACACACCGAACGACTGACGGTTCTTGGTGATGCTCTCCATTGCAGATCCCCCGCTCAACCGTGTGGGAGCGCTCTCCGCGCGAGCCAAGGTAACACCTGATCCTCATTGGAGCTCGGCCGGAAGCCGGGCGGTTCCGCTTCCTGACCGGCGACGTGGCCGACCTGCCCCTGCCCGACAACAGCGTCGACCTGGTGGTGTCGACGCTGAGCGCCCACGAGTGGCCGGACCCGGAGGCGGCCGCCGCGTCCCTGCGCCGGGTCGGCGCCCACATCCTGATCTACGACTTCCGCACCGCGGGCCTGCGCCGGCTGACCGGGGCGCTGGGCGGCAGCCGGGAGCCACGCTGGTGGCTGTTCACCCGAATCTCGGCGAGGTGAGAGATCGCCGGCCCGACGGCTGACGATCGAGGGCGACAACCATCCCCGCTGCCGCGATGCCGCTCATTGCGGTCACGGATCCTTCTCGGGTACGACTGGAAGCCCCGTGGCAGCCGGCCCGCGATGCCCGCGCCACCCAAGACCGCAACGCGTGTCATGCGGGCCCGCTCGCCGAATGACCGCAACGCGCGTCGCGCCGACCCGCCAACCGCGACGCCGCAGACGACCCACGAGCGCAACGCGCGTCGTGTGGGCGCACCGGCCGGCCGCAAGGCCGCAGCCCGCCCACGACCGCAACGTGCGTCGCGACGCGCGGCCGCAGCTGGCAGCCAGGAGTGACTCTGCTGAACAATTCACGGCGGTCACTGCCGCTTCGCGGCGCGTCATCCACATCAGCGCGTCATCCACAATCCAATCCGCCGCGAACCCAATCCGACGCCACACTGTCTTCGGGGAGGCTCCCCCTTGGGTGGGCGGGGACTGGGAAGTGGCAGGCCACGGGCGCTTTTGCGTATGGGCGGAGACCGGGCGTAAGGCTGCCACGGGCGGGCTCTGTCGTACCGGAACCGGGCTGCTTGCGGAAGCGGCCTGAGATGCGGGCGGACCGGGAGGATGCAAGCGGTCCCGGAGGGCGCGGGCACACCCGGAGGGCGCGGCGGACCAGGAGGGCGCGGACGGATCAGGAAAGCGCTCGCGGACCGGCGAGGCACTGGACCAGGAAGGCGCGGGCCAACTGGGAGGGGACTAGCCGCCCGAAAGCGCTCGGGCGAAACGGAATGAACTGTCGGAACACGGAGTATCAGTTCGGAAATTTATTAATCCGACATAACGGAATGCATCCGATTCGAAGGAGAGGGCCCGAGCGAAACAGG contains:
- a CDS encoding NACHT domain-containing protein; the protein is MAFLDTGDKIASMVGAVLALAGLWVAVRGGRRRRRGRDPRIDAVRAAQRADAAQHRYRFFGEHVPALTELYVRRRAASGREKARTVQATQLLSAHRHAVLLGDAGAGKSTFLAAVAGDLARRGGREVAVILPAADLVGQPLPRAIAEAVRRDLRVEVPAEVFERAPARGGVWRVLIDGLDEVVDGQDRSDALWRIRELLGGTGPYRLLITSRPLAGAELAELDVAGTGVYELRPFDRQELNEFAHRWFAARFPSDRRRADSTAGRFLARLAGARLGPVARVPLLATIAALVYEQADDRALPSSRAELYERFVQHLLDGRGSMARFRAAIEPQLLDRGRAGLAAAEWLFADLHQHVGGLLRACGAAWLADRDARLTEVAATWFRANGPADLARITPDADRLLRELLLATGVCALRGDRVVFLHQSFAEYLAAASGIPFDRDTWLAQAADPVTRSLAAFVVARRPDSDDLVATLDPIAAGDLIADGVPVSPRTRSRTVDRLVQEVAAETPQAPEALRILGELSLDAQVLGEMLALYQRPDVSAWVRAMVADRIADVDPATGVKLLEEVAATADDVVQDWIADVLQERGLPEPPVTHHTERPQALGALARHALTRRIADSRATEHQRAAAARQLARAGDRTALRAMAAAADVGPFQRVELAVSLADTGEPELLRELGAGAADTAPARYAAAVALADRDDPAAVAALAEVARAHPGYPMAFAAAARCADLGDREPLLALARQPGQVHVRLAAARRLAALGDRRALGWLLEDRLSPELEALALAGLLEAGQAEQMPRMRALRTRHLSGDREREREFLLAANGDEASRERLHRRMLRGSRWWQQTDAAIALAAIGDERGASWLRRVAGDPRWYRPARVRAAVGLTWLDPVRGRPVLHALTGPGVEPRLRLAAAKAALTVEPPAVEPLAGIALDDQAPDRSRAAALTTLTRLRLAPDLRLRLGELALTGDTPMPVRLAAAPLLPEERFRAVVGPIATGDPDRRTRLAAIEQLDHVDRQAAEAAFGALLRDRRINRLRRWVLTLNSGELLSAADARTLDDRLGEPDLGLVRFLLRLSRLLPRDPADVFEG
- a CDS encoding phosphotransferase family protein, translating into MESITKNRQSFGVLRAMAERAYGPGEAPAGEDAVSELAHGWFNVAYRIRLRSGREVVLKIAPPPAVEVMTYERGAMATELAALELIRARTGVPVPEVHFADTSRELCDADYFFMEYIDADNLGMLRDVQTPAERTAFNEALGALNRELNGIRGDHFGPLTGPGDPTWRAAFLRMIGGVLDDGERRGVDLGHDYAKIREVIAGHADSLDEVTEPRFVEWDMWDNNVMVRDGRIVAIIDHERAFFGDPLIEAGFTGSEVPAYGDSSAFIRGYGHGPATAAERTRRRLYCLYLVLIMTIETAYRNFPGTENYDWARERLDETMALFDRP
- a CDS encoding class I SAM-dependent methyltransferase; amino-acid sequence: MTGDVADLPLPDNSVDLVVSTLSAHEWPDPEAAAASLRRVGAHILIYDFRTAGLRRLTGALGGSREPRWWLFTRISAR